A window of the Dyadobacter pollutisoli genome harbors these coding sequences:
- a CDS encoding SDR family oxidoreductase gives MDLQLQNKIIIVTGGAKGIGEGIVQVLASEGAIPVIVGRNAADNQKVVDELAGKGFESFQVAAELTQPEESEKAVAAVLKKYGRIDGLVNNAGVNDGVGLESGDYERFIASLHKNVVHYYLMVHYALPALKASKGAIVNISSKTADTGQGGTSAYAAANGGRNALTREWAVELLKYGIRVNSVIVAECWTPLYERWIETLPNPQEKLASITAHIPLENRMTTAEEIANMTVFLLSQRSSHTTGQLIYVDGGYVHLDRALANS, from the coding sequence ATGGATTTACAACTTCAGAATAAAATAATTATCGTAACCGGCGGTGCGAAAGGCATTGGAGAAGGTATTGTGCAGGTACTGGCCTCCGAAGGTGCAATACCTGTGATCGTTGGACGAAATGCAGCAGATAATCAAAAAGTAGTGGACGAACTGGCTGGAAAAGGCTTCGAATCTTTTCAGGTGGCCGCCGAATTAACCCAACCGGAGGAGTCTGAAAAAGCAGTAGCTGCGGTTCTTAAAAAATATGGACGTATTGACGGCTTGGTCAACAATGCGGGTGTGAATGATGGTGTAGGATTGGAAAGTGGAGATTATGAGCGCTTTATAGCTTCTCTTCACAAGAATGTGGTGCATTATTATCTCATGGTACATTATGCTTTGCCAGCATTGAAGGCTTCGAAAGGAGCTATTGTCAATATCAGTTCCAAAACTGCCGATACAGGTCAGGGAGGCACTTCTGCTTATGCTGCTGCCAATGGAGGACGCAATGCATTGACCCGTGAATGGGCTGTTGAACTGTTAAAATATGGTATCCGTGTGAATTCCGTGATCGTAGCCGAGTGCTGGACGCCGCTTTACGAGCGCTGGATCGAAACTTTGCCTAACCCGCAGGAAAAGCTGGCTTCCATTACCGCTCATATTCCGTTGGAAAACCGAATGACTACCGCGGAAGAAATTGCTAATATGACTGTTTTTCTATTATCTCAACGTTCAAGTCACACCACTGGCCAGCTGATTTATGTTGACGGCGGATACGTCCATCTGGACCGGGCGCTTGCTAACTCTTAA